Proteins from a genomic interval of Cryptococcus neoformans var. grubii H99 chromosome 8, complete sequence:
- a CDS encoding U3 small nucleolar RNA-associated protein 25 yields MTLDMSTAKEVKLLTLLNVSAVKRPRELDLPGGHRSSPSLKGTSTQQNSEDGESKKRRKSVVWGGEVGPSGSQYLKGNGKREKGKAKEKTVEMNENSANGDAVEVVEVDNEQSDREEEAITSDLFNLHFSAAPPILTSDALSSAEGNQWKSERKSLKGFGKVVELTPEKSEFGFVEYQKTRITPSLLPAIRDSSTTIPLLSTYLSHLGTYKDYYLHSLDGEADGSETQLIGQHKEATRKAAVIHSVNHVLKTRRRIIRNNEKLAHAASSDNSTLVTEPPRDQSFTRPKVLFLLPTRSLALTYIKTHLFPLAPAGTQIENQRSFVSSFSLPEDEEDPLANPSASADFPIDHLVNFRGNSDDNFRFGIKITRKAWRVIMMPANEEKLIDCDILISSPLGFKMAAEREDSTDLLSSLEICIVDGVDVMQMQNWEHVQFIFNNINQIPKSPHGCDFSRVKPWYLESQAKYLRQTIILSRYDTVEARALFNRSCHNLQGKVRSERNDFGGVMDRVKPGVRQVFERFDLEGPKGMNGEAAVDEVEKRLKFFTENTIPALLRAAISRQNTLIVIPSYFDFVRVTNYLRKADKVSFTAISEYSSNAEISRARTLFFKGKKAFLIVTERFHFYRRYKIRGAKTIVFYSLPDHAQFYSEFLDTPFLASKNKSEVEVDVDEAEVSSRVLYSRFDALKLERVVGSENARKLLKTGESRFEFI; encoded by the exons ATGACACTCGATATGAGCACTGCCAAGGAAGTCAAGCTTCTCACCCTACTCAACGTTAGCGCTGTCAAGCGGCCTCGAGAACTCGACCTGCCGGGCGGCCACCGTTCATCGCCTTCCCTCAAAGGCACCTCAACCCAGCAGAACTCAGAGGACGGCGAGTCCAAGAAACGCAGGAAGAGTGTCGTCTGGGGTGGAGAGGTTGGACCGAGCGGTAGCCAATATTTGAAGGGCAATGgtaaaagagaaaagggaaaagccaaggagaagaccgTTGAAATGAATGAAAATTCCGCAAACGGCGATGCCGTCGAGGTCGTGGAGGTTGATAACGAGCAATCAGacagagaggaggaagctaTAACCTCTG atctcttcaaccttCATTTCAGTGCAGCTCCTCCAATTTTGACTTCTGACGCTCTGTCATCGGCTGAAGGCAACCAATGGAAGtctgagaggaagagcttgaaagGATTTGGCAAGGTGGTGGAACTGACTCCTGAGAAATCTGAGTTTGGGTTTGTTGAGTATCAGAAGACAAGA AttactccttctctcttgcCAGCGATCAGGGATTCTTCAACTACCATTCCCCTTTTGTCGACGTACTTGTCCCATTTGGGCACATACAAGGACTACTATCTTCATTCGCTCGACGGTGAAGCAGACGGCTCAGAAACGCAATTGATTGGTCAACACAAGGAGGCCACGAGAAAGGCTGCTGTTATCCACTCTGTCAATCATGTTCTCAA GACTCGAAGGCGAATCATTCgaaacaacgaaaaatTGGCTCACGCTGCCTCATCAGACAACTCCACATTAGTGACCGAGCCTCCTCGAGACCAATCTTTTACCCGCCCTAAGGTcctgttccttcttcccacccGATCGCTTGCTCTTACCTATATCAAGacccacctcttccctctcgcTCCTGCCGGTACTCAAATTGAGAACCAGCGATCCttcgtctcttctttctccctgcctgaggacgaggaagatcCTCTCGCCAATCCTTCTGCCAGCGCCGACTTCCCCATAGACCATCTTGTGAACTTCCGCGGAAACAGTGACGACAATTTTCGATTCGGCATCAAGATTACTaggaaggcttggagagtGATCATGATGCCTGCGAACGAAGAGAAGTTGATTGACTGTGATATTCTCATTTCGAGTCCTCTTGGCTTTAAGATGGCAGCTGAAAGGGAAGACAGCACAGATTTGCTGAGTAGTTTGGAAATCTGCATTGTGGACGGCGTAGATGTGATGCAGATGCAGAACTGGGAACATGTTCAG TTCATCTTTAACAATATCAACCAAATCCCTAAGAGTCCTCATGGCTGTGACTTTTCGCGAGTCAAACCCTGGTATCTCGAATCACA AGCCAAGTATCTCCGACAAACTATTATCCTCAGCCGATATGATACCGTAGAGGCGCGTGCGCTCTTCAACAGGTCCTGTCACAACTTACAAGGCAAGGTTCGAAGTGAGAGGAACGATTTTGGTGGAGTTATGGACCGAGTCAAGCCTGGTGTGCGGCAGGTGTTTGAGCGCTTTGATTTGGAAGGTCCCAAGGGTATGAATGGTGAGGCTGCTGTTGAcgaggttgagaagagattgaaaTTCTTTACCGAAAAT ACAATTCCTGCACTTCTTCGGGCCGCCATCTCCCGACAAAACACACTGATCGTTATCCCCTCGTACTTCGACTTTGTGAGAGTTACCAACTACCTCCGAAAAGCCGACAAGGTGTCATTCACTGCCATCTCTGAATATTCCTCCAACGCCGAAATCAGTCGCGCCCGtacactcttcttcaagggcaagaaagCCTTCCTTATTGTTACCGAACGTTTCCACTTTTACCGACGTTACAAGATCCGAGGCGCGAAGACCATTGTCTTCTACTCTCTTCCGGACCATGCTCAGTTTTATTCAGAATTCTTGGACACCCCATTCTTAGCATCGAAGAACAAATCAGAGGTTGAAGTTGACGTCGACGAAGCGGAAGTATCTAGCAGAGTATTGTACTCTAGGTTTGATGCTCTCAAATTGGAACGTGTGGTGGGCAGCGAAAATGCCAGAAAACTGTTAAAGACTGGCGAAAGTCGATTTGAATTTATCTAG